The following is a genomic window from Meriones unguiculatus strain TT.TT164.6M chromosome 13 unlocalized genomic scaffold, Bangor_MerUng_6.1 Chr13_unordered_Scaffold_37, whole genome shotgun sequence.
CCTTGGTGGtgcaggagaaacggagcctgggttcgggggcagatgctaagccccaagaggaagctgagctcttggatcccatggctgtgggacccccagtcttgccagaagctggaccagtgcaatctctggctttagcatccgaggacacacaggcccttgtggatctggcggatgagctactgtttctctccactgtggtgcacttgggggcacccaatcccctgtcctcgatgcccgaggtagacatatagttggtacaatcactggctgctctgcacccagcgcctgctccccttagagaaaagattccctttattttgcatatttttaaattactgtttttcactgttgcgttattgttgttggtttcatattattattaaaaaggtgttgcttactcaacttaagtgatgtattcggaGATCGCGCCTTCCCATCTGCCCACAGTAGGtggagccattcctgggctgtggtccttgatgagccaaggggtatggagcctgttttttgTCGAGAATTTCCTGAGAGTTGGGAATATGCATCCATccatagaagatgctgccaggtgtgtagtttgtgtccagggggtctactgggatagattgagccccagaaaaaaaaaaaaagcccaacagggccagtgcttgacatcAGACTTTTGGgaccacagctgggccaagagctaggctctgaggaccaggaccagaaacagtaccaggacccagctctatGGACACTATCCCTGCGAGGGaaacctataatttgagatacagagtacattttgggggatcatttaaatccatgatatttctacatagccatgcctgttttggaactcaatctttggagctgggcatggtgagtctatataaagtttggctataaaggcataactgtccagtctgtataaataaggggcaagccaaaaaatagccactatcagcgtaaagcccaggtacaagatgcctagggtatgcttaaatgcaaAAGGTAAGatggagtttaaataaagtttggctataaaggcataactacccattctatatatAAATGGGGATAggaaaaatagctacaacatatataaaaatctagggctaaacctcaaaccAGGTACACGATACCTACAGTGTGCTtatgttctaaattaaaaaggagtctatataaagtttacttaaaacatgcagtttctattgctcaaggcaaccagcttgtctctctattgggaggcttctctaggaaaataggtagcaacttggactaatacaacaggcattgcaagagcccaaaaagatatttcaatctctccaaacttgttttgatttcaacatgataatgattgtttGTTCAATAATATGGtaccttatattgctgatccctttacatgggaaaaactctgaaactgactgagagataaaaaatatgttttcagtcAAGAACTACAATATGTTtgctatctgtttacatcccatataagAGTTTTCGACATGAAACccagagtcttttgaccagtgaaaaaactggcccttatttaggtttaaaaattatttatgtatgtgctgctgTGTGAATTTTTATATACAatagcccaagtatagaaatattagaaaaatctataggagtaatatgggcaACCCAGAATTGAACTCAAATAATCAGGCTTAGAAACATCCAACTatgcccactgagacaattctctgacattcacttatagatctgagacagtgtcatgagcaaatctttactcctaagaatgaactaacacattccaaaacacaacaggattatatcattttaatttggaaatagcatttattattcaaattatttcatgttcttccatccttatataacaataagtttataatctggatagaagacaatattttactgatgtaatatttcaattaaggttatttgagtatcaatgaactcagtggggaatgtctgtggtaagcaaaactggcaacatgacattgaacatcatataacaatgaacaaaataaaccccacaaagctgtcaccaagtcttcacacatctgtcatggcctaaaaACCCATAGTAACATTACAAACAcataacatgcttttttgaaataaatattattgctgttacattatttaacACTTCTAGATAATTCTACATTATTTaacacctctagataattctctcagaaggcagtacttcaacattaggtgccgTATAGTAACTAATGgaaacatgaagaagaatggaactttaaacaacatatatttatatatgtatatgaatacacatatatgtatgtatacagtcatacatacatacatacacactattaagcattttaacattaatattggtaaaaatagaacacatccAGGGAATATCTTCCACcattggacgtgtactcagaaggctgacacatgagaatcaagatttcaaatgtggctttgcctaattactggcatccaaatcaggcttgaaaacaaacatcttaaaggaatttgtgaaaatgaaaaacaaaagcacaatgctttctcagagacccttccttgaaaagtATTATTACACActacctgatataaataagcaatggatcacatagatgatgggaatcccattctatactttgcatcagaaaaatacctatcaccaagtggaaatgcattagatcaacagcagccacagaaagaatatcagaatgacCTAATAAATGTCAGttattggatttgatacacatacagcaaacttcgATAGCTACTCCATTggttcaaaatatagaacacaaccacagtCGGTGACCTCCTCCactacattataagtgaacatggtaaataatttacttcatccaaGGCCATGTTTTTTTTCATAATTAGATTCTTAGGGTGCACAGATATTAGTacgtttatcctgtattatatgtctaatacccacttatgagtaagtttataccctatgtgtctttctgcttctaggatacctcactcaggatgagcatTTCTAGATCCCCCCATTGGCcggccaatttcatgatttcctcatttttaaatgctgagtagtattcccttgtgtaaatgtaccacaatttctgtatccattcctcaactgagtggcacatgggttgtttctagcttctggctattacaaataaagcagctacaaacatggttgagcaaatgtccttgttgtatacttgatcaaattttggatatatgcctaggaggatatatgctggattttgaggtagcactattcctaattttctgagaaattggcagattgatttccaaagtggttgtacaagtttacattaccaccagaagtggaggagtgttcccctttccacacatcctctccagcatgtgttgtcacttgagtttttgatcttatccattctgataggtgtaatgtgatatcctgggtaatctgataggtgtaatgtgatttgcatttccctgatgactaaggaagacttttgaggagacaggagttccacaaggagagcaacagatgtaaaaatactgggcacaggggtatttttgagactgatactccaaccaaagaccatgcatggagataacctagaacttcttcaACTCCTgaccagatatattccatggcagctcagtctccaagtgagttccctagtaatgggaacaggaactgtccctgatatgaactcagtgtctggctctttgatcaccacccgtTGGgggggcaggccacagaggacaatgcagccagttctgttgagatctgataggctagggacagatggaagtggaggaggacctcccctatcagtggacttggggacagaaatgggaggaagttaggaggttggataaaggaggggatgaaggatggagctaCAGTgtagatacaatgtgaataaactgtaatttaggaaaacataaatttttaaaaagtgaagaaacaaaaagaaacaaccttcaaaTACTATAAgtgttttgtttacatcccaggatgttgtttttttgtgaaagagattttctgtatggccttgactgacctgtcatactttctagaccaggcaggccttgaactaacacagatccatttccttctgccagtcatagtgctagtattagaagcatttgccaacaatccaggctttgattgttttaatttaatttaatgttttatttttgcaacaTGGTAtatcagtgcatcattgccagtccacgattctctttgtaaaccaggctgaccttgaactcacagagacctaccttcatctgcctctcaagtgctgggactaaggatgtgtgccaccatatctggcaAGAATTACTTACAGCCTAGTCACACTATgggatttcagacatatctaggcacacatctagcctgttttttaaGATAAGTTTTCTCTCTGTAAccgtgcatgtcctggacttgctttgtagaccagggtgacattgaacttacacagcagcctGCTTGTGTCTTCCAGAGAGATGGGATttgagatatgtgccacaaagcctggctcatatttttatttcaatcatatatatatatgattaaaaaaaattcaaacatgattttgttttaataatatatatacatacatatgatatatacatatatatgattaaaacaaaatgtatatattaatatataacatatttattaaatatattggtttatattactatatttagtgagtatatattaattatacatgtgaatattttggtgttttgagagaggctttctccttttagccctggctatcttggaatagatctgtagaccagccttaccttgaactcacagagactggcctgctttcTTCCTGGCAgtgtgctgggaataaaggcctatgccaactcttagcaTTTAggtgccgggagccaaagctatctacggaaaccaaagtcaaagctatctagtggagacaaaggtagttactgaagtcaaagccaagtagagagcaaaggtcatgtagtggagacctaaagctatttagtcaaagagttatctaagaccctaaatcatggatgatagattgtgaggacattcATTTGTTTCTTGCCTTGGGTTAAGCATaggcaatagtattcctcagaaatacagacatctttgtaatgtaaCCATTACACCATAAAGCcaccttcccaattatatcctcTCAGGTGACAATAGCTGGTGGACTTGCACTGATGACCTTACACCCTGTATATACACCCCTCACATCAAAAGCAATCTTACTACCTTCTGTGTCCTTGTCCAATTAATTCCCCACCTGACTTATTATTCTGGGTAAGattttccctggttttgggacccTGCTAACGACCATGCATTGcttagaacaaaaagagaggccataacagctgttacactaactgtcctccttggcctcggagctgtgggtgctgggacggGTATAACCTCTCTCGTTCTCTCCAacaagcattactctgacctttgCTGTACAATTGGCAAGGATGTTGAGAGACTGGAGATTGGCATCACCAACTTGGAGAAATCCCTcgtctcactgtctgaagttgtcctacaaaataGAAGAGGGCTAGACTTGCTTTTCCTTCAGCAAGGGGGATGCTGTGCTTCACTgaaggaagagtgctgcttttacacagattatactgggattgtaagggacagcatggctaaggttagggaaggcctagaagagagaaagagacagagagaacaagaggagagTTGGTtttataattggttttcaacctctccctggctcaccaccttccttccttcaattgtgggacccatggtgggtttccttctcctcatatcttttgccccatgggccattaaaagacttactagctttgtaaaacagcaaattgactccTTGGCATCTAAACCTACACAAGTTTATTATCActgacttgatttggctgacagaggcttagctgagcccaaGGAAGATTGCTGACAGTCTATTACATGGGTCTTGACTACTTGCATTTGGCTCTTGTGAGAACAGCatactcagataaatgcttgcctgatgtagccTGGGTACCTGTAAGGGGTGCAAGACAAAGTACTGCAGGGGGAGGGCCCaactgcccccttctgagtcccctgagaagcaaacctgattgcatagaggttggtgtctgattacccctaaccacaacctgctggggatgccctcaggtgttgatggggtcttcctctcctccccaaagagACACCCGAAAAGGCTGCAAAAtgccttgggaggatcaggtcactacctcccccctctggttaatgcccaccgtctgcaaaagacctcatgttcaaaatctacctgctagcctcttaaacTGTTTAAGAAGGCTAGAagatgccaggagccaaagctatttactgaagccaaagccaattagtgagccaaagccatttagtggaacCAATGCCATTTAGTAGAAAAGTTAAGAAtagctgcactaggaccctaggtcatgggttaGTACCTGCTCATtagtcttggagcatccttgagatatatTAAGGAGACATTCTTGaggtatcttgcaggaggtatctcaaaccataaagcactcttgctatcttctgcagcagtaaattagccttccctctttcctgccttctccctacatagttgtgtaaaattttcaaataaacgaggctttgatcagacaaacaggcTTAGCctaattctttgtgtctctttgtctTACTTCATTCTTTCCAACCCCGCCCTCCCTTTAGGAACCTGTTGAAGTCCCACAGTTCAGGACACTAAAGAGAAAGATTATTATCATATGTAAACCAATCATCATCTTCATTGTTatataattgaaaaattaaattctcatgccctttaaaaattcttattacaAATGATTTTAACCATTGTATTTCCAAACTTGAAGCAACCATATATCTATTATTAGTAAAATGGTTTTAAAACAAGCACCATAGTTGATACACATATACGTCCTTACACAAGTAACTCTTATGTCTGAACCTCAAATACTATGCAACAATATGAAATATTAAGCTAATCTTCAGTTATATTtattagaaaaagtaaaatatgctGAATATTCCATATATTCCTgaatatatatcttaaaaacaaaatgagcaaagaaaccaaacaagacaacaaaaaaaggagaatTGGAAAATACTATAGTGCCATTAAAAGTGCTCAAAATGGGGTGTCAGTTGGTGTTTCTGTTGAAGAATAATATAAAGGATCTTTATAGTAGTGGGAATGTTTTACTGTTCACTGTATAAAGAGTTATATCctggttctttggttggaaatGGCTGGTGCTCGTGAGATAATTTGCTGTAAGGTTAGTCTCAAGTATTGCAGTGATCATAGGTAGTGTCACTTTTTAAGAGACAAGGTCTATATTGAAGATATTCTGTCATTGGAAGCGCTGTCTCCTAGAGAGATTGATGTTTTACTGAAATTATTTGGAATGATTGCATCAAGAGGGTAAGAGAGTAAGGAAATGTCTTTTTCACTGTCTGGATTCTTCTCACATGTGCTTTCTCCTAAAAGTCATATCCATGAGGTCATTTGCTTGTTAGCATGTCCccaaaaataaatggataagacTAGGCGATTTGTCCTTACAAAACAGTAAGCAGCATAATATTGTCGTTGGATGTCTGATTTTGATAGTACACTGAAGTTTGGAGGTGCACATTACTGCTGATTTTAATCAATATCTAAAAATCATATGTATCATATTATATAgctatcatatatatgtaaatgctaTGTAAAAACGTAAATTTAATAAAACACCTTTAGtgcaaaaattgttcaaaagaaCTTGTTAAATTTAAAAGTGTTAAGGAAATGAAATACATGTATCACTTTGTCAGTTATGGCCTGAGCCTTggaatgttgacatcacagtggtttctccccTGACTACCTCAGGATGTTTACACTTCACTAGTTTGTCTACAAACTGATGAAGCCATTTTTGGTTAgtaccaggaaagaaaaggataattttGTGCCCAGTGAAAGTTCTCTATTCCAGGCTCAACTGTAAAGGTATTTAAAATGACTATTATGATTCCCATGGTAGACTAATGGTTTCAGGAaatgttctgtctttatttctctagAACATGTGAACTCATTCTTAATAGTTGCTTCATGAAAAGTTACTTCTGATAACAGTCAATACCATTGTCCCCAAGAAACAAAGTTATCATGTCAGAGAGGTATGCTCTGAACTGTTTAAGAGACTGATATGTGTGTATCTTCAAAACTATCTGCCCAGGTTATGAGAGattaatttctgtttcatctagttGTTTTACCCACTATGCCAACAAAGATTTCCTGGAAACTGCTCAGATTTTAGGTCAAACCCCAAAAGCTTTCTGGTTTCAAACATATATTTCTCAATATGAAGCATTGATTCAGCTAAAGAAGGTACACAGTTGGTCACTTTCAGAACATTtcatcactcaaaaaaaaaaaaaaaacaaaacaccttctcTACAATATATTAGCAACTGAACAGAATGGTTTATAAGCTTCATATTAGCTTTTTGTAAGTCTTCTGTTGTGACCCGTAGCTGTCAGGAGTCACTTGCAGCCTTGAATCTCATTTCTAACATCCATAAATCATGACCCACACTGAACTGTCCCCACTTACTCATCCATGAGACCTGACCCCACTTGACTAGTGTGTCTGAATGACTATGCTATTTCATAGTGGTGACCACATCCAGAGTAGTCTCACAGTCTGTCAAGGGGGATATACAAGAAGACCCTCACTGTGGTCTAGAGtgaaggagatgaccatgtgtgGGAGTTAATTTATTgttaggggtctaggtccaggcAGACTCAGACAGACTGCCACATTTTCCTGAGTTAAGTTTTGATAAATGACAAAGTATCTGTCATGGGTAGACAAGGACATTCTGTAAAGATCTGTGGTTGACACTACTTTGGCTTTATTTCAGGTATTCTTGGATGAGGAGAGCCTTGGTGAAAAGGCATTTCATATCAATAAATTTGGTTGAATTTTTATGGAAAAGAAGAACTTTTGGTCTCACTTACATGGCACAGTTGTTTATTGATTACTGCACAGAATATGAACTCAAAGGAGGTCAAAATAGGCTGTGAATAAACTTTTACAAACAGTCAAGTTGGAGAGGATACCAAAGTCCAGATGAAACAAAGCTGAGTCTCTACTGGTTGGAGCCCTGCCCCACCCGTCTTCCCATTATATAACATTGCAGGCTGGGCTCACTACAGCACAGTTGCACAGAAGGGAAGCCCTGCAAAGGGTAGCATGCACAGCAGGAGGGAGACCACATAGGAGTAATTTGCTGACAGACAAGCAAAGATGGATCTGatttcagctttcttcccagaaaCCTGGGTCCTCCTGGTAATCAGTCTCATGCTCCTCTACTGGTGAGTAATCTCCAAAGTTCCTCCCCAGACCATGTTCTAGTAATTGGGGTAATACTCAGACCTATTGTCTGGAAGGTCACAACTGGTTTTGGAagctggggctggaaagacaatgactcagtgactaagagtacttgctgctgttTTAGAGGACCCAGGTCTGAACATCAACAAGGAGCTGGCTGTCACCAGTAACtgtagttccagggtatccaacaccctccacaggcactagaataaaaatttaaaaagtaatagcaAAAGTTGAAATGAACTCttatataaacattataaaattttgtgtttttattcattttggttaGGGGCATcactattactgtgtgtgtgtgtgtgtgtgtgtgtgtgtgtgtgtgcgtgtgtgtacatgcgtagttcagaggacaactttgcagTCTCAGTTCCCTCGTATTGTGTGCGTCCTGGAGATACAACTCAGATTATCAATACTGGTAGCCAGTGTCTCTCCCTGTGGTGTCATCTTGAAGGTCCCAAATGAAATGACAACGGAAttaattttgcattttatttttttttggtggtaTGGGGAATCAAGCCAGAGCCTATATCTAGTAGGCAATGCCTTTACTACTGAACAATAGCTCCAGTGATACTAAATCTCAAAGTTCATACTGATGTTATGCAGATATTCTGGGTACCTCTACCCTTCTTCTATTCCATCTTGGTGAGGTTTACTGATAAGGTTTACACCTGATACGGCCTGATTGACTTTTGTGTTAACCCTAGATCCACCAGAACTCAGTAGGCACAGAAATGAACAGGGTGATGCCATGCACACAGGTTCCTTCACCATTCCCTAAACTCTCTGCAAACTGGAggggcagccatgttgttgatttgttttattgtttttgttatggTCATGTTTCTCTTGTGTGTGGTCACAaggttctctctttctccttataGGTTTGGGACTCGTACACATGGAGTTTTTAAGAAACAGGGAATTCCTGGGCCCACACCTCTGCCCTTTTTAGGAACTGTACTGAATTACTACAAGGTGGATATTGATTGAGcttttcatatggtttctcttgaTTGCCAATTATGGCTCATTCTAATAAGTGTTCTTTGAGAGAAAACTTTGAGACTTCAGGCCTTCATACTGTGTGTTCTCATAGTTCTAGAGAATTTCTGTGTGTCTCCTAGGGCTCTATTGCCAAATTaacaatgtgagtgtgtgtgtgtgtgtgtgtgtgtgaaagagagagagagagagagagagagagagagagagagagagagagagagagagagagaacagttatTATACTGTGTGTACAGGCATCTTAGTCCTAGAGacagaactcaggttatcaggcttggtgtcaaGTGCTTCTCatttggagccatctctctggccctattGTCAGTTTATTGAGACTCAAATTCACAGTAAGTGAAGTGTTTAGGCTTAGAAttttcaacaaacctactttatttaaggttcttcaaCACTTTTGGCTCTcttccacccactgaccagaggtaggaaaagaaaagaaggttatTAGTAATAAGGGGTTGTAGATATTTTAGAAGTATTTCCTTGGAGCAAGTCCACTCTTCATTGACCTgaaaccagcagtccagtccaaaggccaacaccaaactaCAACACAgatcagcatgattcagaagatcatAGCAAGTCAGTGAGAGCTGCAAGCCTCATTTGGATTTCCccaggaagttctctggaatgtttgtcTCTggaaagtcaagtgttgaagacaGAAGACCAGCAAAGTGATGTAGATCCAAAGAATGTTATCTCGATGTCTGTGGGCttttatatatctcctctcctcagagttcacaCACAGGTGTTTTCAGGTGGACAGTCATCCTCCTTGCATGAAACAGCTTGTAGCAagacatcacatgccctctcacaagacagcctgtagcaaaacatcacatgacacatcTAAATTTTCAACCTGAAACTTCTACATAAGAAGTGCCGAGATCTCCAGCTCATTCAGTCTTGATATTCTGACTTTGTGAACAATCAAAGAAGAGTTTGTTTCTTACGCAGTGCAGATTCTGAGAAGGTACTGGTGCACTTATTTGGAAAAAATCTTGAAGGGGTTTCCAACTTCTAGGACACTGAAGTATGCACTAGATTTAAAATCTTCTCTTTGTACCAGGGCTtatgttcaacattttttttcttttggttgacTATTTCTGAAGCATCCACTTATAACAGGCCAATATACACAATTTGGGGGGATTTTTCATATACTGGAGTTTTCTGCATAGTCATTGAACCTCTGAACTTATTTCTATGGTTCTAGCCCCAGCATTTACTATTCATGGCATGCTTGGGATCTTCTTGAGAACCAAAGTAACTAGAATATTTTGCTTCACTATGGGTTCTGGGTAATGATTGCTTCATATagtaag
Proteins encoded in this region:
- the LOC132650979 gene encoding cytochrome P450 3A1-like isoform X9, with amino-acid sequence MDLISAFFPETWVLLVISLMLLYWFGTRTHGVFKKQGIPGPTPLPFLGTVLNYYKGIWKYDAECYKKYGKIWGLPGSQVSWKSAVVTWAAAGDIWCAH